From a single Natronorubrum tibetense GA33 genomic region:
- a CDS encoding MoaD family protein has translation MQLECVFFGPFRDAVGEKTVRYETDAESVGELLLDLESTYPDLEGQLVANSGDGFAGKTVVTKNKRDVTHIDGLETGLEETDVVRLVPSVYGG, from the coding sequence GTGCAACTCGAGTGCGTCTTCTTCGGCCCGTTTCGCGATGCCGTCGGCGAGAAGACCGTCCGCTACGAGACGGACGCAGAAAGCGTGGGGGAGCTCCTCCTCGACCTCGAGTCGACCTATCCCGACCTCGAGGGGCAACTCGTGGCTAACAGTGGGGATGGCTTCGCGGGGAAAACGGTCGTCACGAAGAACAAACGAGACGTGACCCACATCGACGGTCTCGAGACGGGACTCGAAGAGACCGACGTGGTTCGGCTGGTACCGTCGGTGTACGGCGGCTGA
- the dnaK gene encoding molecular chaperone DnaK, with product MASNKILGIDLGTTNSAFAVMEGGDPEIIVNAEGERTTPSVVAFTDDDERLVGKPAKNQAIQNPEKTIASIKRHIGEEDYTVEVDDEEYTPEQISAMILQKIKRDAEDYLGDEVEKAVITVPAYFSDRQRQATKDAGEIAGFEVERIINEPTAASMAYGLDDDSDQTVLVYDLGGGTFDVSILDLGGGVYEVVATNGDNDLGGDDWDGAIIDWLADEFEAEHGIDLRDDRQALQRLKDAAEEAKIELSSRKETEINLPFITATDDGPIHLEESMTRAKFESLTSDLIDRTVEPTEQALEDAGYEKEDIDEVLLVGGSTRMPQVAEKVEDLTGKEPQKNVNPDEAVSLGAAIQGGVLGGEVDDIVLLDVTPLSLGIEVKGGLFERLIEKNTTIPTEESKIFTTAADNQTSVQVRVFQGERELAEKNEMLGEFHLTGIPPAPAGTPQIEVTFSIDENGIVNVSAEDKGTGESEEITIEGGAGLSDTEIEKMQAEAEKHAEEDKEKRERIEARNTAEATIQRAETLLEENEDVDDDLRGDIEAAVEDLEETIDDTDADADDIEAATENLSKELQEIGKQIYQEAGAAGAGGAAGGAAGGAAGAGPGGMGGGPNPGPDGAAAGGDDGEEYVDADFEDIADEVEDEEDDE from the coding sequence ATGGCCAGCAACAAAATTCTCGGAATCGACCTTGGGACGACGAACAGCGCGTTCGCGGTGATGGAAGGTGGCGATCCGGAGATCATCGTCAACGCCGAAGGCGAACGGACGACACCCTCCGTCGTCGCCTTTACCGACGACGACGAGCGACTCGTCGGCAAACCGGCGAAGAATCAGGCGATTCAGAACCCCGAAAAGACGATCGCCTCGATCAAACGCCACATCGGCGAGGAAGACTATACCGTCGAGGTAGACGACGAGGAGTACACGCCGGAACAGATCTCGGCGATGATCCTCCAGAAGATCAAACGCGACGCCGAAGACTACCTCGGCGACGAGGTCGAAAAGGCCGTCATCACGGTCCCTGCGTACTTCTCGGACCGACAGCGCCAGGCGACCAAAGACGCCGGCGAGATTGCCGGCTTCGAGGTCGAGCGCATCATCAACGAGCCGACGGCCGCGTCGATGGCCTACGGGCTTGACGACGATTCCGACCAGACCGTGCTCGTCTACGACCTCGGTGGCGGTACGTTCGACGTTTCTATTCTCGATCTCGGCGGCGGCGTCTACGAAGTCGTCGCAACGAACGGTGACAACGACCTCGGTGGCGACGACTGGGACGGAGCAATCATCGACTGGCTCGCCGACGAGTTCGAGGCAGAACACGGCATCGACCTCCGCGACGACCGACAGGCCCTCCAGCGGCTCAAAGACGCCGCCGAGGAGGCCAAGATCGAACTCTCGAGTCGGAAAGAGACCGAGATCAACCTGCCGTTCATCACGGCGACCGACGACGGCCCGATCCACCTTGAGGAATCGATGACGCGAGCCAAGTTCGAGTCGCTCACCAGCGATCTGATCGATCGCACCGTCGAGCCGACCGAGCAGGCGCTCGAGGACGCGGGCTACGAGAAAGAAGATATCGACGAAGTCCTCCTCGTCGGTGGCTCGACCCGAATGCCCCAGGTCGCAGAGAAAGTCGAGGATCTGACTGGCAAGGAACCCCAGAAGAACGTCAACCCCGACGAGGCCGTCTCGCTGGGCGCGGCGATTCAGGGCGGCGTCCTCGGCGGCGAGGTCGACGACATCGTGCTGCTCGACGTCACGCCGCTCTCGCTCGGTATCGAGGTCAAGGGCGGCCTCTTCGAGCGACTCATCGAGAAGAACACGACGATTCCGACCGAAGAGTCGAAAATCTTCACCACGGCGGCGGACAACCAGACCTCCGTGCAGGTTCGGGTCTTCCAGGGCGAGCGCGAACTGGCCGAGAAAAACGAAATGCTCGGCGAGTTCCACCTGACCGGCATCCCGCCGGCCCCCGCGGGCACGCCACAGATCGAGGTCACGTTCTCCATCGACGAGAACGGGATCGTCAACGTGAGCGCCGAGGACAAAGGGACCGGCGAAAGCGAGGAGATCACTATCGAGGGCGGTGCCGGACTCTCCGACACCGAGATCGAGAAGATGCAGGCCGAAGCCGAGAAACACGCCGAAGAGGACAAGGAAAAGCGCGAGCGCATCGAGGCCCGCAACACGGCCGAAGCCACGATCCAGCGCGCCGAAACCCTGCTCGAAGAGAACGAGGATGTCGACGACGACCTCCGCGGCGACATCGAGGCCGCCGTCGAAGATCTCGAGGAGACCATCGACGACACCGACGCGGACGCCGACGATATCGAAGCCGCGACCGAGAACCTGAGCAAGGAGCTCCAGGAGATCGGCAAGCAGATCTACCAGGAGGCCGGCGCGGCGGGCGCTGGCGGTGCCGCAGGCGGCGCGGCCGGCGGTGCGGCTGGCGCAGGCCCCGGTGGCATGGGTGGCGGACCGAACCCAGGCCCAGACGGCGCTGCGGCCGGCGGCGACGACGGCGAGGAGTACGTTGACGCTGACTTCGAAGATATCGCTGACGAAGTCGAGGACGAAGAAGACGACGAGTAA
- a CDS encoding uracil-xanthine permease family protein, which translates to MSNETDGSIQLEYGLDDKPPWPKSVLLGLQHVAVMIVPATAVAFIVAGDVGLSGADTAYIVQMVLLFSGLATVVQAYTVGPVGARLPIVMGSSFTFVGAAVTIGIDYGMAAVFGAILVTGFAVEGLIGWQFKRIKPFFPPLVTGLVVVIIGLYLIPVGMDYAAGGVGADDYGALHNIGLAALVLAIAVGLNLFTRGIARLLSILAGIAIGYVVAVAFGLVDFSPIGEAAWVAVPSPTRFGFEFEPIAIVVFAFLFLVSAMETVGDMSGVTAAEGRNPTDKEFRGGLFNDGLLSSVGAVFAAFPITSFSQNVGIVNFTGVMSRHVVGISGVILAILGLSPKVGAAVTTIPSAVFGGAVLLMVGMVAASGVRLIVLHTDLDRRNMVIVAVSLGLGLGVATTPEALSGLPTAAETFFGEPVIMTALSALLLNTFVPGEQSPLFDIPAENSTDPDPAVGPSDD; encoded by the coding sequence ATGTCGAACGAAACGGACGGGAGTATTCAACTGGAGTACGGACTCGACGACAAGCCACCGTGGCCGAAGTCGGTCCTCCTCGGCTTACAACACGTCGCGGTCATGATCGTCCCGGCGACGGCGGTGGCGTTCATCGTCGCCGGCGACGTCGGCCTCAGCGGCGCCGATACGGCCTACATCGTACAGATGGTCCTCCTGTTTTCGGGACTGGCAACGGTCGTCCAGGCGTACACCGTCGGTCCCGTCGGCGCGCGCCTCCCAATCGTGATGGGGTCGAGTTTCACGTTCGTCGGCGCGGCGGTGACGATCGGAATCGACTACGGTATGGCCGCCGTCTTCGGGGCCATTCTCGTCACCGGATTCGCGGTCGAGGGACTCATCGGCTGGCAGTTCAAACGGATCAAACCCTTCTTCCCGCCGCTCGTCACCGGACTCGTCGTCGTCATCATCGGCCTCTATCTCATCCCCGTCGGCATGGACTACGCCGCCGGCGGCGTCGGAGCAGACGACTACGGCGCGCTTCACAACATCGGTCTGGCCGCACTCGTCCTGGCCATCGCCGTCGGCCTCAACCTGTTCACTCGAGGCATCGCGCGACTGCTGAGCATCCTCGCCGGAATCGCCATCGGCTACGTCGTCGCCGTCGCGTTCGGGCTGGTCGACTTCTCGCCGATCGGCGAGGCGGCCTGGGTCGCCGTCCCCTCGCCGACCCGGTTCGGCTTCGAGTTCGAACCGATCGCCATCGTCGTTTTCGCCTTCCTCTTTCTCGTCTCCGCGATGGAGACCGTCGGCGATATGTCCGGCGTTACGGCCGCGGAAGGGCGAAATCCGACGGATAAGGAGTTCCGCGGCGGGCTGTTCAACGACGGTCTCCTGAGTTCGGTCGGCGCCGTCTTCGCCGCGTTTCCGATCACGTCGTTCTCCCAGAACGTCGGCATCGTTAACTTCACCGGTGTGATGAGCCGTCACGTCGTCGGCATCAGCGGCGTGATTCTCGCGATTCTCGGACTCAGCCCGAAAGTCGGGGCCGCCGTCACGACGATTCCCAGCGCGGTCTTCGGGGGCGCAGTCTTGCTCATGGTCGGCATGGTCGCCGCCAGCGGCGTCAGACTGATTGTCCTGCACACCGACCTCGACCGCCGCAATATGGTTATCGTCGCTGTCTCGCTGGGTCTCGGACTCGGCGTCGCGACGACCCCCGAGGCGCTCTCCGGCCTGCCGACCGCGGCCGAGACGTTCTTCGGCGAACCCGTCATCATGACCGCGCTGTCGGCCCTGCTGCTCAACACGTTCGTCCCCGGCGAGCAGAGTCCGCTGTTCGACATCCCCGCGGAGAATTCCACCGATCCTGATCCAGCGGTCGGCCCGAGCGACGACTAA
- a CDS encoding TIGR03885 family FMN-dependent LLM class oxidoreductase: MTKIGYHASHEQFAPSDLLEYTTLADERGFDHALASDHFHPWSERQGESGFVWSWLGSALEATEMTFGTVNAPGYRYHPAIIAQSAATLREMYPERFWLAVGSGQLLNEGITGTDWPVKRERNARLEECADVMRRLWDGEEVTHHGRVDVEQAQLYSRPETAPPLIGAALSEETAAWLAGWADGMITIATPDHEDDAARVEAFKEKAPDKPVFLKAQHSYDDSDDAALEGAYEQWHTNCVPGPVTQELRTPEQFDDLSETVDEEQVAENVRVSSDLEEHVAWLETDFKLDVERVFVHNVNTNQETFIEAFGEEVLPEFE; encoded by the coding sequence ATGACCAAGATCGGCTACCACGCTTCGCACGAACAGTTCGCGCCGAGTGACCTCCTCGAGTACACCACGCTCGCGGACGAGCGGGGGTTCGACCACGCCCTCGCGTCGGATCACTTCCACCCCTGGAGCGAGCGCCAGGGCGAGTCGGGGTTCGTCTGGTCGTGGCTCGGGTCAGCGCTCGAGGCGACCGAGATGACCTTCGGAACGGTCAACGCGCCCGGCTACCGCTACCATCCCGCGATCATCGCCCAGAGCGCGGCGACGCTGCGCGAGATGTACCCCGAGCGGTTCTGGCTGGCCGTCGGCAGCGGGCAGTTGCTCAACGAGGGGATCACAGGCACCGATTGGCCCGTCAAGCGCGAGCGGAACGCCCGCCTCGAGGAGTGTGCGGACGTCATGCGCCGACTCTGGGACGGCGAGGAGGTGACCCACCACGGCCGGGTCGACGTCGAACAGGCCCAACTCTACTCGCGACCCGAGACAGCCCCGCCGCTGATCGGCGCCGCACTGTCGGAGGAGACCGCGGCGTGGCTCGCCGGGTGGGCCGACGGGATGATCACGATCGCGACGCCGGATCACGAGGACGACGCGGCTCGCGTCGAGGCGTTCAAAGAAAAGGCGCCCGATAAACCGGTCTTCCTCAAGGCCCAGCACTCCTACGACGACAGCGACGACGCCGCACTCGAGGGCGCCTACGAGCAGTGGCACACCAACTGCGTGCCGGGCCCGGTAACCCAGGAGCTCCGGACACCCGAGCAGTTCGACGACCTCTCGGAGACCGTCGACGAGGAACAGGTCGCGGAGAACGTCCGCGTTTCGTCGGACCTCGAGGAGCACGTTGCGTGGCTCGAGACCGATTTCAAACTCGACGTGGAGCGGGTGTTCGTCCATAACGTCAATACGAATCAGGAGACGTTCATCGAGGCGTTCGGAGAAGAGGTACTACCCGAGTTCGAGTGA
- the hpt gene encoding hypoxanthine/guanine phosphoribosyltransferase: protein MEKLLASLDDAPIIDKDGYEYLVHPISNGVPMLDPALLREVVIEVMQTADLDVDKIVAPEAMGIHLATALSLQTDIPLVVIRKRPYGLEGEVSLHQQTGYSESEMYINDVEAGDRVLIVDDMLSTGGTLASICTALDDIGAEIEDIVVVMRKVGPSALDETAFEATSLIDITVEDGEVTVH from the coding sequence ATGGAGAAACTCCTCGCCTCGCTGGACGACGCGCCGATCATCGACAAAGACGGCTACGAGTACCTCGTTCACCCGATCAGTAACGGCGTGCCGATGCTCGACCCGGCCCTCCTGCGGGAGGTCGTTATCGAGGTCATGCAAACGGCCGATCTGGACGTCGACAAGATCGTCGCTCCGGAGGCGATGGGCATTCACCTCGCGACCGCGCTCTCGCTCCAGACCGACATCCCCCTGGTCGTGATCCGCAAGCGACCGTACGGGCTCGAGGGCGAAGTCTCGTTGCACCAGCAGACCGGCTACTCGGAGTCAGAAATGTACATCAACGACGTCGAAGCGGGGGACCGCGTCCTCATCGTCGACGACATGCTTTCGACGGGCGGCACGCTGGCGTCTATCTGTACTGCACTGGACGACATCGGCGCTGAGATCGAGGATATCGTCGTTGTCATGCGGAAGGTGGGGCCGTCCGCGCTCGACGAGACGGCGTTCGAGGCGACGAGCCTCATCGACATCACCGTCGAGGACGGTGAAGTGACTGTTCACTGA
- the grpE gene encoding nucleotide exchange factor GrpE: MSEDEGTNSSAQSVPSEEQSDDGEMIDGDSASVDADGSDAESAPAGDAESDGDDSSVGAADTVEESDSEPSAPPQTSEDIQELLDDVTEYDDELAHQVSAIVDEARDLNGTVAHQREELEDLSERVEEQAETIGELQDELETREEQVEEHEETVEDLKSRLKRKQADFQNYKKRAKKRQQQIKDRATEDLVERLLGVRDNLKRALEEDSDDAESLRQGVEMTKREFDRILEDENVSEIDPDPGTATDPQRHEVMMQVDSAQPEGTVADVYTPGYEMGDKVIQNAQVTVSNGELEAEEETTPNESGDDGENGGEETEEASETSDADVDSNDDGVAADDAEKSADGEDEEPAIELGGDIASDESADAEGDSSTDSDETAN; this comes from the coding sequence ATGAGCGAAGACGAGGGCACGAACTCTTCAGCCCAGAGTGTCCCGTCCGAGGAGCAATCCGACGACGGCGAGATGATCGACGGCGACTCCGCCTCGGTGGACGCGGACGGGTCGGACGCCGAATCCGCCCCTGCTGGCGACGCCGAATCTGACGGAGACGACTCGAGCGTCGGTGCGGCAGACACCGTCGAGGAATCCGACAGCGAACCGTCCGCGCCGCCCCAGACGAGCGAGGACATTCAGGAACTGCTCGACGACGTGACCGAGTACGACGACGAACTCGCCCACCAGGTCAGCGCCATCGTCGACGAGGCTCGCGACCTGAACGGCACCGTCGCCCACCAGCGCGAGGAACTCGAGGATCTCTCCGAGCGCGTCGAGGAACAGGCTGAGACCATCGGCGAGCTACAGGACGAACTCGAAACTCGAGAGGAACAGGTCGAGGAACACGAGGAGACGGTCGAGGATTTGAAAAGTCGCCTCAAGCGCAAGCAGGCCGACTTCCAGAACTACAAGAAGCGAGCCAAAAAGCGCCAACAGCAGATCAAAGACCGAGCGACCGAGGATCTCGTCGAACGACTGCTCGGCGTTCGAGACAACCTGAAACGCGCGCTCGAGGAGGACAGCGACGACGCGGAGAGCCTCCGGCAGGGCGTCGAGATGACGAAACGGGAGTTCGACCGCATCTTGGAGGACGAGAACGTCTCGGAGATCGATCCCGACCCCGGCACGGCGACCGACCCACAGCGCCACGAGGTCATGATGCAGGTCGACAGCGCCCAACCGGAGGGGACCGTCGCCGACGTCTACACGCCCGGCTACGAGATGGGCGACAAGGTCATCCAGAACGCGCAGGTGACGGTCTCGAACGGCGAACTCGAGGCCGAAGAAGAGACGACGCCGAACGAGAGCGGCGACGATGGCGAGAACGGCGGCGAGGAGACCGAGGAAGCGTCCGAAACGTCAGACGCGGATGTGGACTCGAACGATGACGGTGTGGCTGCCGACGACGCCGAGAAATCGGCTGATGGGGAGGACGAGGAGCCAGCGATCGAACTCGGTGGCGACATCGCGAGCGACGAGTCCGCGGACGCCGAAGGGGACAGCTCCACCGACTCCGACGAAACTGCCAACTGA
- a CDS encoding DEAD/DEAH box helicase: MTRPRDERTDPESIALRYEDGTVRIDGLGEASVSPSFLRESVLDLERDPRTDGWRVPGFRYAALRAALLDAVSVSDRIDDRVLALDSLPPLRSAYELRAYQQEALETWLETDRWGANAADDDPITTAPAGVLELPTGSGKTVIALKAIERLSVPTLVVVPTIDLLEQWQRELDREFECDIGRFGGGEQRLESITVSTYDSAYLKADSVGDRFGLVVFDEVHHLGGEGYREIARLLAAPARLGLTATFERPDDAHEIIEEIAGPLIHRVDVDELAGDHLANYDLKRLEVALTSDEREAYERAQETFTNYLARSGINMQSGSDYQELVKRSGSDPEAREALLARQRAREIMYGSEAKLEALADVLDDHREERTIVFTAHNDLAYDVSERFLIPTITHQTGVAERREVLERFRDGTYTRIATSNVLDEGVDVPDASVAVVLSGSGSEREFVQRLGRILRPKADGSRAVLYEVVSADTSEEGVSSRRRDGT; this comes from the coding sequence GTGACGCGGCCACGCGACGAGCGGACGGATCCGGAATCGATCGCGCTCCGCTACGAGGACGGCACCGTCAGAATCGACGGACTCGGGGAGGCGTCCGTCTCCCCATCCTTCCTCCGGGAGTCGGTTCTCGACCTCGAGCGCGACCCGCGGACCGACGGCTGGCGCGTGCCGGGGTTTCGGTACGCGGCGCTTCGAGCAGCGCTGCTGGACGCTGTGAGCGTCTCTGATCGAATCGACGACCGCGTGCTCGCCCTCGACTCGCTCCCGCCGCTCCGGTCGGCGTACGAACTTCGCGCGTATCAACAGGAGGCACTCGAGACGTGGCTCGAGACGGATCGGTGGGGAGCGAACGCGGCGGACGACGACCCGATTACTACCGCGCCCGCGGGGGTCCTCGAACTCCCGACGGGGAGCGGAAAGACCGTTATCGCCCTGAAGGCGATCGAACGGCTCTCGGTCCCGACACTCGTCGTCGTCCCGACGATCGACCTGTTAGAGCAGTGGCAGCGTGAACTGGACCGTGAGTTCGAATGCGATATCGGCCGCTTCGGCGGCGGCGAACAACGCCTCGAGTCGATCACGGTCTCGACGTACGACTCGGCGTACCTGAAAGCCGATTCGGTGGGCGACCGCTTCGGCCTCGTCGTCTTCGACGAGGTCCACCACCTCGGCGGGGAGGGCTACCGCGAGATCGCTCGCCTGCTCGCCGCGCCCGCACGACTTGGGCTCACGGCGACGTTCGAGCGTCCGGACGACGCCCACGAGATCATCGAAGAGATCGCCGGCCCGCTGATCCACCGCGTCGACGTCGACGAGTTGGCGGGCGACCACCTCGCGAATTACGACCTGAAGCGACTCGAAGTGGCCCTCACGTCCGACGAACGCGAGGCGTACGAGCGAGCCCAGGAGACGTTTACAAACTATCTGGCACGCTCGGGGATCAACATGCAAAGCGGTTCGGACTACCAGGAACTCGTCAAACGCTCCGGCAGCGACCCCGAGGCGCGCGAGGCGTTGCTCGCCCGCCAGCGCGCTCGCGAGATCATGTACGGCAGCGAGGCCAAACTCGAGGCGCTCGCGGACGTTCTGGACGACCACCGCGAGGAGCGGACGATCGTCTTTACGGCCCACAACGACCTCGCGTACGACGTCAGCGAGCGGTTTTTGATCCCGACGATCACCCACCAGACGGGAGTCGCGGAGCGTCGAGAGGTCCTCGAGCGGTTTCGCGACGGGACGTATACCCGAATCGCGACCTCGAACGTGTTGGACGAGGGCGTCGATGTCCCCGACGCCTCGGTCGCGGTCGTCCTCTCGGGCAGCGGGAGCGAACGGGAGTTCGTCCAGCGGTTGGGGCGAATTCTGCGCCCGAAGGCCGACGGGAGCCGGGCGGTTCTGTACGAGGTCGTTTCGGCGGACACGAGCGAGGAAGGCGTCTCGAGTCGTCGACGAGACGGAACGTAG
- a CDS encoding DUF7522 family protein: MINETYRTDISTDTATELASVARTSLGDTLRSIIYFTPSSFDIIYLRQGLYDSPDAARPDKKQLVELERVGFAEVPVRTTTAERGDGLSIGPYEFTIRFHDDGFVIRVLQDDAGVILTADSMDVNAFEDAAIAIRRLLSSE, from the coding sequence ATGATAAACGAAACGTATCGCACGGACATCAGTACCGACACCGCGACTGAACTCGCGAGCGTCGCACGTACTAGCCTCGGTGACACGCTCCGAAGCATCATCTACTTTACACCGTCGTCGTTCGACATCATCTATCTCCGTCAGGGCCTCTACGATTCCCCCGACGCGGCACGGCCGGATAAGAAGCAATTGGTCGAACTCGAACGAGTCGGTTTCGCGGAAGTCCCCGTTCGAACGACAACCGCCGAGCGCGGGGATGGCTTGAGTATCGGTCCCTATGAGTTCACCATCCGGTTCCACGACGACGGGTTCGTCATCAGAGTCCTGCAAGACGACGCGGGAGTGATCCTGACGGCCGATAGCATGGACGTCAACGCGTTCGAAGATGCGGCAATCGCCATCCGGCGGCTGCTCAGTAGCGAGTAG
- a CDS encoding DJ-1/PfpI family protein — protein sequence MSHQILLLAGDYVEDYEVMVPFQALEMVGHEVHAVCPEKGEGDTCPTAIHDFEGDQTYTEKPGHNFELNHDFDAVDPADYDALVVPGGRAPEYLRTYDEVLDITRHFFEEDKPVAALCHGVQILAAADVLEGRTCTGYPALEADVRIAGGDWTDGVTREGNLVTGQAWPDHPEWLAEFLDCLGTEIDHQDAAPAAADD from the coding sequence ATGTCACACCAAATCCTGCTCCTCGCCGGCGATTACGTCGAGGACTACGAAGTGATGGTTCCGTTCCAAGCGCTCGAGATGGTCGGCCACGAGGTCCACGCCGTCTGTCCCGAAAAGGGCGAAGGCGACACCTGCCCGACCGCGATCCACGACTTCGAGGGCGACCAGACTTACACCGAGAAGCCGGGGCACAACTTCGAACTGAATCACGACTTCGACGCGGTCGACCCCGCCGACTACGACGCGCTCGTGGTTCCCGGCGGCCGCGCGCCCGAGTACCTCCGGACGTACGACGAGGTGCTCGATATCACGCGTCACTTCTTCGAGGAAGACAAACCCGTCGCCGCGCTGTGTCACGGCGTTCAGATTCTCGCCGCCGCGGACGTCCTCGAGGGACGGACCTGTACCGGCTATCCCGCGCTCGAGGCCGACGTCCGAATCGCGGGCGGCGACTGGACGGACGGCGTCACGCGCGAGGGGAACCTCGTGACTGGACAGGCCTGGCCCGACCACCCCGAGTGGCTCGCCGAGTTCCTCGACTGCCTCGGGACCGAGATCGACCACCAGGACGCCGCGCCCGCGGCGGCGGACGACTGA
- the dnaJ gene encoding molecular chaperone DnaJ: protein MSEDFYDALGVSPDASTEDIKQAYRKKATEYHPDVSDDPDAEEKFKRIQKAKQVLTDEEKRKAYDRMGHDRYEQAEKHGFDAGEAGGAGGMGGGPFGGMGGGGGGMGGGLGDIFEQVFGGGGGGRGRRRPRKGRDLRTELRIDLEEAYDGVEKQFTVERPEECDTCEGEGHPHDADSETCPECQGRGQVTQVQQTPLGRVQQTTACPRCEGDGTLYSESCDDCRGEGYVRNEASLTVDVPEGIQEGQTLRMEGEGAPSPEGGRHGDLLIDVSIREHEEFEREGDDLQYRLPISFPQATFGDTVEVPTLDGAAEFEIPKGTQSGETFRLEGKGMPRLRRRGHGDLFVQVQIVTPDSLNEDQRDALEAFAEAGGDEIEVKEGFFEKIKRAF from the coding sequence ATGAGCGAGGACTTCTACGACGCACTCGGCGTGAGCCCTGATGCGTCGACCGAGGACATCAAACAGGCGTACCGGAAGAAGGCCACGGAGTACCATCCGGACGTCAGCGACGACCCCGATGCCGAAGAAAAGTTCAAGCGGATCCAGAAGGCAAAGCAGGTCCTCACGGACGAGGAAAAGCGCAAGGCGTACGACCGGATGGGCCACGACCGCTACGAACAGGCCGAAAAACACGGCTTCGACGCCGGCGAGGCGGGCGGCGCCGGCGGGATGGGCGGCGGACCGTTCGGTGGTATGGGCGGCGGCGGTGGTGGCATGGGCGGCGGCCTTGGCGACATCTTCGAACAGGTCTTCGGCGGCGGTGGCGGCGGCCGCGGTCGTCGTCGGCCGCGAAAGGGACGGGATCTGCGAACCGAGCTCCGGATCGACCTCGAGGAGGCCTACGACGGCGTCGAAAAGCAATTCACCGTCGAACGACCCGAGGAGTGTGACACCTGCGAGGGCGAGGGACATCCGCACGACGCGGATTCGGAGACCTGCCCTGAGTGTCAGGGTCGCGGCCAGGTGACCCAGGTCCAGCAGACGCCGCTGGGTCGCGTCCAGCAGACGACGGCCTGTCCCCGCTGTGAGGGCGACGGGACGCTGTACTCCGAGAGCTGCGACGACTGTCGCGGCGAGGGCTACGTCCGGAACGAGGCCTCGTTGACCGTCGACGTCCCGGAGGGCATTCAGGAGGGCCAGACGCTCCGAATGGAAGGCGAGGGCGCACCCAGTCCCGAAGGCGGTCGTCACGGCGACCTGCTCATCGACGTCTCGATCCGCGAGCACGAGGAGTTCGAACGCGAGGGCGACGACCTCCAGTATCGACTCCCCATCTCGTTCCCGCAGGCGACGTTCGGCGACACCGTCGAAGTGCCCACCCTCGACGGCGCTGCCGAGTTCGAGATTCCGAAGGGGACCCAGAGCGGCGAGACGTTCCGCCTCGAGGGCAAGGGGATGCCCCGCCTCCGTCGTCGCGGGCACGGCGACCTCTTCGTGCAGGTCCAGATCGTCACTCCAGACAGCCTGAACGAGGACCAGCGCGACGCGCTCGAGGCGTTCGCCGAAGCCGGCGGCGACGAGATCGAGGTCAAAGAAGGCTTCTTCGAGAAGATCAAGCGGGCGTTTTAG
- a CDS encoding DUF7501 family protein, with the protein MTDHDHPPRESDAWNNPDFCPFCGHGLSDGGPGFIDHVENDENEACRDRFEQWRENVADDIGGEWGG; encoded by the coding sequence GTGACCGATCACGATCATCCGCCTCGAGAGTCGGACGCGTGGAACAACCCGGACTTCTGCCCGTTTTGTGGTCACGGGCTCTCGGACGGCGGTCCAGGGTTCATTGACCACGTCGAGAACGACGAGAACGAGGCCTGTCGAGACCGCTTCGAGCAGTGGCGAGAGAACGTCGCTGACGACATTGGTGGGGAATGGGGCGGGTAG